ACCTGACCGGCGGTACCGACGGCGGCAAGCACGTCACGGACGTCACCAACGCCTCCCGCACGATGCTCATGAACCTGCACACCATGCAGTGGGACGACAAGATCTGCGAGTCCATCGGCGTCCCGAAGCAGATCCTGCCCGAGATCCGCTCCTCCGCCGAGGTCTACGGCGAGATCACCGGCGGCAAGCTGGGCGACCTGCTCGGCGGCATCCCGGTCGCCTCCGCGCTCGGCGACCAGCAGGCGGCCCTGTTCGGCCAGACCTGTTTCGCCGAGGGCGAGACCAAGTCGACCTACGGCACCGGCACCTTCATGGTGATGAACACCGGTGACAAGATCATCAACTCCTACAGCGGCCTGCTGACCACCGTCGGCTACAAGATCGGCGACCAGGACACGGTCTACGCCCTGGAGGGCTCGATCGCCGTCACCGGCTCGCTGGTGCAGTGGATGCGCGACCAGATGGGCCTGATCTCCACCGCCGCCGAGATCGAGACGCTCGCGCTGTCGGTGGAGGACAACGGCGGCGCCTACTTCGTCCCGGCCTTCTCCGGCCTGTTCGCCCCGTACTGGCGCTCCGACGCCCGCGGTGTGATCGCCGGCCTGACCCGGTACGTCACCAAGGCGCACCTGGCGCGTGCCGTCCTGGAGGCCACCGCCTGGCAGACGCGCGAGATCGCCGACGCCATGACGAAGGACTCCGGCGTCGAGCTGGCCGCCCTCAAGGTCGACGGCGGCATGACCTCCAACAACCTGCTGATGCAGACCCTCGCCGACTTCGTGGACGCCCCCGTGGTGCGCCCCATGGTCGCGGAGACCACCTGCCTCGGCGCCGCCTACGCCGCCGGTCTCGCCGTCGGCTTCTGGAACAGCACCGACGACCTGCGCGCCAACTGGCGCCGGGCCGCCG
This region of Streptomyces caelestis genomic DNA includes:
- the glpK gene encoding glycerol kinase GlpK: MTDAHTAGPFIAAIDQGTTSSRCIVFDRDGRIVSVDQKEHEQIFPKPGWVEHDATEIWTNVQEVVAGAIEKAGITRDDIKAIGITNQRETTVLWDRNTGEPVHNAIVWQDTRTDALCRELGRNVGQDRFRRETGLPLASYFAGPKARWLLDNVDGLKERAEAGDILFGTMDSWVIWNLTGGTDGGKHVTDVTNASRTMLMNLHTMQWDDKICESIGVPKQILPEIRSSAEVYGEITGGKLGDLLGGIPVASALGDQQAALFGQTCFAEGETKSTYGTGTFMVMNTGDKIINSYSGLLTTVGYKIGDQDTVYALEGSIAVTGSLVQWMRDQMGLISTAAEIETLALSVEDNGGAYFVPAFSGLFAPYWRSDARGVIAGLTRYVTKAHLARAVLEATAWQTREIADAMTKDSGVELAALKVDGGMTSNNLLMQTLADFVDAPVVRPMVAETTCLGAAYAAGLAVGFWNSTDDLRANWRRAAEWTPRMDADTRAREYKNWLKAVERTMGWLEDEE